The genomic interval TGGCCACCTTCAGGAATGATAATATCTGCATATCTCTTCGTTGGTTCTATAAATTGATTATGCATCGGACGAACTACATTGACATATTGTTCAATTACGGAGTCAATAGATCTTCCTCTTTCCTTGATATCTCTCATCAATCTTCTAATAATGCGCAAATCAGCGTCTGTATCAACGAACAGCTTCATATCCATTAAATCTCTGAGATTCTCATCCTCTAATATTAAAATACCTTCAACTATAATTACATCCTTAGGCTCCACTAGTATGGTTTCATCTGAACGGGTATGCATGGCATAATTATATACAGGCTTTTCAACCGATTCATAATTTAACAATTTTTGAATGTGGTCGATTAATAACTCCGTATCAAATGCGAGAGGATGATCATAATTTGTTTTCAATCTCTCCTCAAAAGGTAAATGAGATTGATCTTTATAGTAATAATCTTGCTCGATCATTAAAATCGAATGTCCTTTAAAATGGTCAAATATAGCTTTGGTCACACTTGTTTTTCCAGAACCGGAGCCACCTGCGACACCTATAACTACTGGTTTCGGCTGCATGCTAATTAAAGCTCCTTTCGCATCATATTATTTGGATAAACAGGGTGATCCACCTTAAATTTAACAATTTGCAATGGATGTCTAGCAGCTTCCATTTCTTTACCGTCTACATCCCATATTTTATCTACAATCATTGTAAAATTATCAATTTCCGGACCGAAAAACTCAATTTCCTGCCCCTGTTTAAAGAAGTTTCTTTGTTGTAATGTTACCATTTTTGTCTCTTCATTATAATCCAGCACTAAACCAGCAAAGTCAAAAGTGGTCTTTTTGCTATGATTTCCAAACATTTGCTCTTTATACCCCGGCTGTCCTTCAAAGAACGCAGGAGCTGTGTCTCGATTTGCACATTTATCCAGTTCTTTTAGCCACTCCTCTTGAATGACAAAATTATCTGGGTCAGCACAATATGCATCAATTACTTTTCGATAAACACTAACAACTGTAGCAATATAATGGATGGATTTCATTCTACCTTCAATTTTCAAACTGTCAATACCTAGTTCAATCATCCGTGGAATCGATTCAACTAGCTTTAAGTCTTTCGGGCTCATTGCAAAAGGTGCATCCTCATCTGTAAATAAAGCCTGCTCTTCTTCGCCCTCCTGCTTGTACAAATCGTAATCCCAACGACAGGATTGACAGCATCCACCACGATTTGAATCTCTAGCAGTCATATGATTACTTAACGTACATCTACCTGAATAAGCAATACACATTGCTCCATGGATGAAGGTTTCAATTTCAATATCTACTTTTTCCTTCATTTCTTTTATTTCGTCTGCACCTATTTCTCGAGCAAGCACAACACGTTCTAATCCTTCTTCCTTCCAATACTGAACGGCCTTCCAGTTAGAAAGAGATTGCTGAGTACTTAAATGCACCTCAATTTCCGGAGCAACTCGCCGACAAGTTTCAATGATTAGAGGGTCAGCAACAATTATTCCGTGTACACCTGCTGTTTTTAAACCTAATAAGTAATCTTCCAAGCCATCGATATTTTCGTTATGTGCAAATATATTTGTTGTTACATATACTTTTGCCTGATATTTCTTAGCAAACTCCACTCCTTCTTTCATTTCTTCAAAAGTGAAGTTTCCAGCATTTGAGCGAAGTCCATACTCTTGCCCACCAATAAATACAGCATCTGCCCCGTATGCAACAGCAATTTTTAGTTTTTCTAAATTGCCAGCTGGTGCTAATAGTTCCGGTTTCTTTACAATTACTCTTTTTCCATCTCTTATTTCAGAAATAGGATCTTTAACTATTGTCATTTCCCTTCTCCTCCATTTTTTAGTAAACCGTTTCTTTAAAGAAAAATCCTGTATCTAATGATCTATTAGGTGGTTGAATTTTTTCCATTTCCGCAAGTAAATTGTCTTTTTCTTCGTCATATTGATCTGGATTATTTAAGTACATTGATATCGCTTTATGATAAAAGCCAGTAACCGCAATAATATATGCTGAATCTTTTAGAAGTCCTTCGATTTTGAAAGAATCAATACCAGCTTCTATAAGATCTTGAAGCTCGTCGATTATACAAATATCGTTTGGACTCATAATATGTGTTCCATTTTCATCTTGAAAAATGGGATATTTATTGGCTCTTTCTTTATCATGCAAAAAGAGGTTTTTATCTGTTTTGATAGCTTCTAATTCTACTTCTTTCCCTTGATATTGGAAATAGTGTTCTAGCAAGGTACGTTTTGATTGGAACATTGTTGCCATTCCATGAACCTGAATTTCAATTTCCACTTCTGCATTTTCTTTTGTTTCAATAATAGCATCCATGCTAATTTCTCTCGCCAGAACTGCTCTCTTAGCTCCTTTTCGCCCCCAATAATTACATGTGTACCAGTTCGTTCCTGTTGTTTCTGTACTCCAATGTAATTTCAAGCTTGGAGCTACTTCTCTCGAAATCATTAAAACAGCTGGATCTCCATAGATAACCGCGTCTGCTTTTACTTCATTTAAAAATCGAAGATACTCTGTTACTTCTTCTATTTTATCATTATGAAAAATGGCATTTACGGCTACATATACCTTTTTTTCTCGTTTGTGAGCAATTTCAATCGCTTTTTTTACTTCTTCACGATTAAATTCACCAGCTAATCTTAAACCAAATTTTTGCTCACCAATAACAAAGGCATCTGCTCCATTATCAATAAGTGGCTCTATATCATTTATGTTGGTTGGCGTTACTAGTAATTCCGGTTTTTTCATTATTATCCCCTCTTTTTACTAATTGCAATACCGTCTCCCACAGGCAAAATTGCTGTGTGATAATCCTCATTTTCCATAAGCCATTGATTATAATTTCTTATTTTACGTACTAATTGGCGAAGGTTTCTGCTCTCTATCTCACTTGATGCAACTAAACCATGAAATAATATATTATCTGTATATACAATTCCACCATCTGACAAAAATTGGCTATATAGATTAAAGAACTTTTGATACTGACCTTTTGCCGCATCAATGAAAATGGCATCAAACGGCCCGTGTTTTTCCACAGCGGAATCAAGTTCAAGGGCATCACCTTGCAATAAGCTAACCTGTGATTCTCGTTTAAGCTTTTTTACATTTTCTTTCGCTACTAAATACCGTTGTTCATCTCTTTCAATCGTTATTATTTGAGAAAATGGGAGTGCTTCTGCCATTCTTAATGCAGAATAGCCAATGGCCGTTCCAACTTCCAATATTTTTTTAGGCTGCTGAATACGCAATAATTGTAATAATGCTTCTATTCCTACTAACTCCATAATCGGCACTTCATTCTGGATAGCGTACTCTTCTATTTCTCTTATCTGCTCATTTCTTTCTGGGATTAATTGTTCAATGTAATCCAGGATTTGTTTATTTTGCAAGGATGAGTCCCTCCTATTTTCCTTAAAGCCCAATCCTTTTGTCTTCTACCTAAAAATAGTTAGCTTCTGATAAAGAACCTAACAACTAAAAAAGTGTATGAAATTCGGATAATTAATTAAGATATACTCAAAAACACTTGTACCATTTTATCATAAAATATTGCCAAATGCTAATAAATCTTCGGTCTTCATGGGGAATTCTAGATAATTATTGTCGATTTTTCGAACAAATTAGTATGCAGATGAAAATATAAAAAATAGAAAAAGACTGCAGCAACACATATTGTTTGTCTGCAGTCCAGTTTCTAATTATTCTCCGTTATATACTTAGCTTTCAAGTCATTATGCTCATTAAGTGATTTAGCGAAATAGACTTTCCCATCCTTAGAAGCTAGAAAATATAAATAGTCCGTTTCATCTGGATGTAATGCAGCCTCCATAGAAACTGTTCCAGCATTCGCAATAGGACCAGGTGGTAGTCCTACATTTTGGTACGTATTATAAGGGGAATCTACCTCTAAATCTTTATAGAGTACTCTATCTTTATGTTCACCTAGTGCATAGAGAACAGTAGGATCTGTTTGTAAAGGCATACCTTGTTCAATACGATTATAAAAGACACTTGCAATTTTCTTTCGATCCACATTTTTTGTTGCCTCTTCTTCAATTAATGAGGACATCGTCAAGAATTGATGGACAGTTAAATTATTTCGTTCAATTTCCGTTTCATAAGCACTTACTACACTTTCTGTTTTATCAAGCATGACAGAAACAATTGCTTCTAACGTTGGCTTTTCTTCATAATAAGCGTAAGTAGCAGGGAATAAGTATCCTTCGAGGGGATGTTTTATATTTT from Niallia sp. FSL W8-0635 carries:
- a CDS encoding O-methyltransferase, with protein sequence MQNKQILDYIEQLIPERNEQIREIEEYAIQNEVPIMELVGIEALLQLLRIQQPKKILEVGTAIGYSALRMAEALPFSQIITIERDEQRYLVAKENVKKLKRESQVSLLQGDALELDSAVEKHGPFDAIFIDAAKGQYQKFFNLYSQFLSDGGIVYTDNILFHGLVASSEIESRNLRQLVRKIRNYNQWLMENEDYHTAILPVGDGIAISKKRG
- a CDS encoding peptidase U32 family protein, which produces MKKPELLVTPTNINDIEPLIDNGADAFVIGEQKFGLRLAGEFNREEVKKAIEIAHKREKKVYVAVNAIFHNDKIEEVTEYLRFLNEVKADAVIYGDPAVLMISREVAPSLKLHWSTETTGTNWYTCNYWGRKGAKRAVLAREISMDAIIETKENAEVEIEIQVHGMATMFQSKRTLLEHYFQYQGKEVELEAIKTDKNLFLHDKERANKYPIFQDENGTHIMSPNDICIIDELQDLIEAGIDSFKIEGLLKDSAYIIAVTGFYHKAISMYLNNPDQYDEEKDNLLAEMEKIQPPNRSLDTGFFFKETVY
- the udk gene encoding uridine kinase, which codes for MQPKPVVIGVAGGSGSGKTSVTKAIFDHFKGHSILMIEQDYYYKDQSHLPFEERLKTNYDHPLAFDTELLIDHIQKLLNYESVEKPVYNYAMHTRSDETILVEPKDVIIVEGILILEDENLRDLMDMKLFVDTDADLRIIRRLMRDIKERGRSIDSVIEQYVNVVRPMHNQFIEPTKRYADIIIPEGGHNHVAIDLMVTKIQTILEQKSLL
- a CDS encoding peptidase U32 family protein, coding for MTIVKDPISEIRDGKRVIVKKPELLAPAGNLEKLKIAVAYGADAVFIGGQEYGLRSNAGNFTFEEMKEGVEFAKKYQAKVYVTTNIFAHNENIDGLEDYLLGLKTAGVHGIIVADPLIIETCRRVAPEIEVHLSTQQSLSNWKAVQYWKEEGLERVVLAREIGADEIKEMKEKVDIEIETFIHGAMCIAYSGRCTLSNHMTARDSNRGGCCQSCRWDYDLYKQEGEEEQALFTDEDAPFAMSPKDLKLVESIPRMIELGIDSLKIEGRMKSIHYIATVVSVYRKVIDAYCADPDNFVIQEEWLKELDKCANRDTAPAFFEGQPGYKEQMFGNHSKKTTFDFAGLVLDYNEETKMVTLQQRNFFKQGQEIEFFGPEIDNFTMIVDKIWDVDGKEMEAARHPLQIVKFKVDHPVYPNNMMRKEL